Genomic DNA from Thermobifida alba:
AGTCCGGTACGACGTGGGTGGGCGCGGCCGAGTCCCTGGCCGCCGCGGTCCAGGCGATCCCCGACCGCAGCGCCCCCCGGCCCGCGGCGCCCCGACTGCCCGCGACGGCGGAGGAGGACCGGGTGAACTGCGCCCGGGGCCACGAGCACCGGGGACGGTACGGGGCCGCCGGACTGCTTCTCGTCCACCGCGCCGCGAACGGCGAAGCGCACGTGCTCATGCGGCGGGGGCCGGACACCGGCCGGGGGGGGGGAGACCTGGACGCTGCTGGGAGGCGAACGCAACAGCCACGAGTCCGCAGCGGAGGCCGCCCTGCGCGGGGCCGCCGGAAGAGGCGCTTTCGACACCGGAGGCCTCCGGGTGGAGCGGGTCGTCCGGGACGACCACGGCGGCTGGTCGTACAGCACCGTGGTCGCCTCGGTCGACCAGCAGGTACCGGTCCCGCCGGTCGAGGGCGAACCCGCGGCGCCGGCCTGGGTTCCGCTCTCGGAGGTCCAGGACCTGGAACTGCATCCCGACCTCGCCGCGAACTGGCCGAGAGTCCAGGCCGAACTCGGCGCGGTGCTGAACGGAACGCCGCCCGCCGCCGATGCCGTGGCCGTCACCCCGTCCCCCCTGCACGCGATCCCCCTGCCGCCGCATCCGGTCACCGGGGCGCGCGTGACCGCCAGGGAGACGCTCGCCCGTGGCAGCGGCATCGCGAACAGGGAACTGGTCACGTTCTCCGACGGTGCCCGAGCCGTCTACGAGAAGTACGAACGGACCGAGGACGCACGGGACAGGGTGCTCGGTTCACGCGTCGGCCAGGCGGTGGGGGCCCGGGTCCCGCTGTCGCACCCGCTGGGCCTCCGGGAGGTCTACACCGACCACATGCCCGGCGAACCGGCCGGTGAGCACTACCGGGACCTGGCCGAGATCGCGGACCGGGGCCTGCCCGCGACCCGCGACGGCGTGCTCCTCGGCCTGTACTACGCGTTGACCGCCGTGCACGGGGTCACCGCCGACCAGATCGTCCTCGGGGAGCAGCAGAGTCTGATCCCGGCCGGTGACGGCGCCGCATCGTACGGCCCCCGCCCGGACGCCGAGAACCCGTTCGTCCGCGTCTTCTACCGGCAGGTCGACCCGCACGTGTTCGACTGGGTGGACAACCCGGTTCCCCGGAGCGACATCGCGGTCATGCGCCGGCGGCTCGACGGGCTGCGTCCCCTCTTCAGCCAGTTCGGCCGGTCCGATCTGTACACCGCGGTCATGGAGCGGTTCGACCGAGTGGCGGAGCACGCGAACGGCACGGACCCCCTGCTGTCCAGAGCGCCCGGCGAGCGTGTCGCCCTGCCGGAACCGGTGTCCCGGCGGCGGCCCCTCCCGCCGCCGCTGAGCTCCCAGGAACGGGCCGAGCAGCAGCGGATCGGCGAGGCGCTGCTGAGCGAGGACGGCCGCATCACCCACACCAGTGAGGCCAAGACCATAGCCATCCAGGCGGTCGCCGCGCGGATGAGCCTCTCGACGCCCGAACTGGCCCTGGCCGCGTTCGGTTTGACGGTCGGCACGGACATGGTGGGAAAGCTGGGGGAGGGCGACCACGTTCTCGTGCCGCACCATGCGCAGTACCCCTCGCTCGGGGCCGACGTCCTCCACGTCAGCGAACTCGACCAGAACAACCCCCGGCACGCCCCGGACCGGGTGGTGCGCATGGACACCCCGTACGCCGACACCCTGGTCCGCTGGATCGCGGTGAGCGAACTGATGCACGCATGGGCGTACGGTTCCAACAACAACGTGCGCGTGCTCGCGATGCAGGAGGCCGCCAAGGAGGAGTTCGGCCTCACCGGGGTGTTGGAGTGGCGAGTCGCCCCGGAGCACGAGGAGGCCCTGCAGATCGAACTCGCCTACAACCGCGGCGCACTCCGGGAGTTCCTGAGCACCCAGCACACGCTGACCCAGGAGGTCCTCGCCAGCCGCCGCATCACCGAAGTGGTCGCCTACCGGGCGATGACCTGGGCTGAGGGGGCGGTACGGCCGGACTGGGCCGATGCGGACGTCGGCGACGCCGTCGAGATACGGCACCGGCCGCTGGCCAGTTGGTCGGTGAACCGCCAGACCGTCGTCGACTGGCTGGAACAGCGCGGCGGTCCCGGCGTGGTCCTGGCCGACCGCGTGCCCGCGGAGTACGTCCTGGCGGTCCCCGCCACGGGCATCGGCTTCTTCGGCCAGCAGGAGGTGGTCGTGCTTCCGGGCGACCGCCCGGTCATCCTGGACGGCTCCTTCGCCGGGCGAAGCCAGGAGACCGCCGTGGAGCAGACCGCGGCGAGCAGCGTCACCCTCGGCGCCCCGGCCCTGGACGAGGCCGCGGAGAACCGTGCGGACAACGCGGTGCAGAAGACGGAGCCGGCTCCCCGGGAGGCCGACGACCGGTGGCGGCCCCTCACCGTCACGGACTCGCTGGACCCGACCGACCCCACCGACAGGTGGATCCTCCGGGTTCTCGACGGTGAGGAGAAAACCCCGGGCTGGTGGCCGCGGGACGACTCCGGTTACGCGATCACCAAGCGCGACCTGGAGTTCCTCGGTGTCAATCCGGTCCAGCTCAAGTGGATGCTCACCGGTGAGGCGCCCCTGGGCATGACTCCACAGCTCTACCAGCAGTTCTGCGCGGAGATGCTGGAGGCGCTGCAACGGGACGGCATCGCGGCGAACCAGGTCGACATCCGCATCAAGGGAACCGGAGCCGGCTTCTTCGCCGGAAAGCACAAGGCGCTGCCGGGACGAAGGGAGCTGGCGGACAACCCGGAGGCGGCGCAGCGGTTCCGGGAGTGGCTCGGCGACAGCCAGGACCGGCCGCGACGGCGCCCCTACGACCTCATGTGGCGTCTCGGTCTGGAAGCGGAGCCCAGCGACATCGATCTCGACATCAACAGCACCGCCATGGTCCGGGCGGCCCGTGAACACTGGAGGACCCGCCATTCCGACCGGTTCTCCGGCGACTTCATGGGCGGCCACGGCTATCTGGAGAAGCAGACGGTGACGGAGGTGTTCCCGGCGCTGGCCGAGTGGGCGGACCGGTGGAAGGGGGTGCTGGGCAGGCCGCTGTCCCTGGGAGTCTTCGAGAGCAGCGGACCGTTCAACGCGGAAGCGATCGGCCGCACCATCTCCTCCCACTACCGCGACACCGACTGGATCATCCACAGCCCCGCCAAGCCCCTGGCATGGCGCAGGCCCGAGTCCAGGATCACCGCCCGTCCGATCGGCGCACCAGACGCCGTGCCCAGGAGGTCGGGTCCGACCGGCGGGCCTCCGACCAAGGGAAAGGGGGAAGGCAGGAGCACGGGGGAGGTCTCCGACGCGGTCCGGTTCACCCGGCTGGACACGCCGACCCGCGGACGGCTGCCCCGCCGGGGCGGCACCGACAGCACCGCGAAACGCGAGGGGGAAGACGTGCGGAGGAACAGACGGCACGGCGACGGGCGCGGCAGCGGCAGGGGACTGTGACCTGCCGTTCCCGCCCCGCACGGGAGGAAGGGAATCCCCCGTGCGGGGCGGGTCCCCGGGAGGGCGGCACGGAACCGCGCCTTCGACGGCGCCCGGCCCCAGGGGGAGGGCGGCGCCGCGGTTCTGCGGAGTCGACCGCGAGGAACTCTCGGAGGCGGGGTTCCTCCCACGTGATGACAATCCAGAAAGGGAGTGTGTGTCATGCTCTTGCCCGCGCTTCGGGCCATCGCCTACGGGGAGCTGACCGCTGAGCGGCAACGGGAGTTGGCCGACGCGCTGGAACTGGAGCGGCGTCCCCGAACCGAGGGGCTCGGAAAGGAGCAGAGCGTCGCGCACCGTTCCTCCGTCGACGAGGCCACGGGATCCCGGCTGGTCGTGGACCTCGCCCACACCGGCAAAGCAGGGTGGGCGTTCGCTCTGTTCTTCGAGGGCAAGCGGCCTTCGGAGGCCACTGTCGCGGAGTACCGGGCCCTGTTCCGGGGGGTGATCGACCGGTTCGGGCTGAGGCTCGTCGAAGTGGAGCCGCCCGCCACCGCGGACGAGGTCTACGCCCCCGCGGAAGAACCGTCCGACCAGCCCGAGGGCGGGATCGGGGTGTCCTGGGAGCTGCCGTACCGGGAATTGGACCAGGCGTGGATGCACCTGGGGTTGCGTCGGGACGCTCCCCGGGAGGTCAAGGCGGTCAAGCTGCGCGCGTTGATGCGCACCCCGGTCTGGCAGGCGGCTCCGGAGCCGCTGCGCAGCCAGGCCGAGGAGTTCCTCCGCGACCTGTGACCCCGGGCAGGACGACGGTGGGGCAGCCCCGAGCGGGAGACGCCGGCGCCCCGCCGTCCTCTGCTGACGGGGGAACGGCCGGTCGGATCGTGTTCCCGTGCCCCGCGCACGCCGCCCAGGGCCTCCGGAGCGGGCCGTGCCGGACACCCGGTGCGGGCCGCCCCGGCGTTTCCGGAGGTTTTCCGGAACCCCCGTCGGGCCGTCCGGCCCCGTGTGCGGCCGGTTGCCCGGTGCGGCCGCCTCAGCGGGAGGTCAGACGGCGGCGGACCCGTTTGAGGCGTTTGCGGAACCGGCCGATGGTGCGCAGCGCACCCGGCGGCACGTCCATGCGCAGCCGGCCCCGACGGCGGCGGGCGAGGTCCTCCGGCGCCGTCAGCAGCGGCGGGCGCACCGGAAGCCCCTCGCCGCGGGCGCGCTCCACCAGCGCGGCCAGTCGCCGCGCCCAGTCGTTGTCGGCGGCGTCGTGGAAGTAGTTCGCCGCACACCACTCCTTGTCCGGTTCCCGGAACTCGGCGGCGCGCAGGTCGTCGAGGGTGCCCAGGGCGCCGCTGTCCTCGAACACCAGGTTGATCATCTCCGCCGAGACCCCGAAGTCCGACAGGATCAGCAGCGGCACGTCCTGCGCGATCGCCTCCAGCGCCGCCGTGGAACTGACCGTGACGAAGCCGACGGCGTGCGCCAACTGCTCCCGCATCGACCCGTCGGCGAACGACACCGCGTCCGCGGGAACCTCCCCGGCGGCCACCAGGTCGTTCCACAGGGTCTCGAAGTGGTGGCGTTCCCGGTGGGTCTGCTGCTCGTGGGCGCGGGCCCGCAGCTTCACCACCACCTCCAGATCGGGGCGGCGGACCGCGAGGTCGGCGAGAGCGCGCAGGATCGACTCCCGCTCCGCACGTTCCACCGGGACCTTCGCCTGGGTCGCGAACACCACGCGGTTGCGCGGCGCGTCCTCGGCCGGATCGGCGATGGTCGGCGCGTCCGACCCCGGGGCGGGGCCGCCGGCCAGGAACGGCAGCGTCGCCAACCCCACCTCCCCGGTCACGCCCAGGCGCACCCCCAGTTCACGGAACTCGGCGACCTCGCGGTGGCTGTGCAGGATGAACAGGTCGACCGGGGCGCGGTACAGCCATGCCCGCTCCGTGGCCGGAACGGACACGCCCGGCAGGCCCGACACCAGCACCGGACGCGGCGACAGCCCGGAGAACAGGTCGTTGACCAGGACGTCCACCACCGGTCCGGTGCACGCGGCCACCACGACGTCGGGTCGGACGCGGCGCACGGCACGGCGCAGCGCCGTGGCGGACAGCACCGGCGGCAGAGCCATGCCGTTCCGGGTGCCCTGAACCGCGCCGCGCATCTGCGACGGCGACGGCGCGATCGGGGTGCGGACCACCGCCAACTCGCCTGACCATCCCTCGGGGAGCGCGTCCAGCAGCCCCGCCGCCCACTTCAGGTAGGAGTCGGAGTCGGCGATCGCCATGACGTGCACGGTTCCACGGTCGGTCAAGACGTGCCCTTCTGGTCGGCGACGAACGTGCTCAGGTGTGCGCGCAGTTCGGGGGCTGCCCGGTCGGTCCACCACGGTTCGGGGACCGGCACCGCCTCGACGGTGGTGCCGTGCCGTTCCAGCAGTACACGCAGGGAGGTCACGGCCGTCGACGGCAGGCTCACCACCCGGTGGCGGGCGCGCAGCCCGCGCAACGCGAGTTCGGCGGGCAGTCCCCGGGGAGCGACGCGCACCCCGGGGGCGGCGTTCAGCGGTTCCAGGGTGCGGGCGTCCTCGCGCCGGTGCGGATGGTACAGGACGGCTCCGTTCCGGGCCTGCTCGGTCACCCACGCCAGGTAGGGCTCGGCGTGCACGAGTCCGTCGCGCACCATCGCCGAGCCGAGCACCACCCGGTCCTCGGCGGGAGCGGACCCGCCCGGCAGGGAGCGCAGCCAGGGGAAGTCGTGCGTGACCACGCGGATGCCGGCCGCGGCGGCGTCGTGGACCAGGGGTTCGGGCAGTGGGAGCACGGTGAACACCGTGACCCGCCCGGCGCGCGCCGCGGCGCGCAGTTTCACCGCGGATGCCAGGCCGAGGGCGCGGCGCAGCGGGGAGGAACGCACCCTGGCCCGCTCCAGCGGGGCCGCTCTGCGGCGGCTGAGGAGCCGGAGCAGGTGGAGGGTGGCCAGGCCGTCGTCCACGATGACGTAGTCGCGGTTCCGGTCGCCCACCAGGGTCCGCTGCACCTGGCCGGAGAACGCGTCGCCGATGAACCAGACGCCGGAGTCGTTCTGGTGCCGTGCCGGGGCCGGTGCGGGGGGCAGCACGGCGAGACCGTCGGGCAGGCCGGCGTCGGTGAGGGCGGCCACCGTGTCCACCAGCGCGCCCGCCCCGGAGCGGGGCAGGACCCGGGTGTGCCGTGCGAAGCGGCCGGCGTGGTGGGCTTCCAGCACGGACAGCAGTTGCAGCGGGGTCTCGACCCAGGCCGTGGCCGTGACGGGGTCGCCGGCGCGGGCCTGGGAGGAGGCGGGGAGCGACGTGTGCTTCACGATGCCGACCTGCCGTCCCGGTATGTCGACACCGGGGGAGAGAGAAGGGGAGCGGTTCGGACGGTACTCATCGAGGGTTAACAGGGTCCAGGGCCGGGTGAACGGCGGGCCAACGGTTGTCGTCTCGCGGTGTGCTCCGCGCGGCGGTCGGCGGGTGCGCCACCGTCGCCACGACCACGCGGCCCCGTCCCGAGACCAGCACCGAACCGGTCTCGGCGGACAGGAACACCGACTCGCCCCGGGACAGGGCGAGAATCTCCTCGGAGGGGGCGTGCAGTTCCACCGAACCGTCCAGGACGAGGGCGATCGCGGGCCCCTCGGGAAGCCACACCGCCTTGTCGCCGGGTTCGGCGACGACGAGCGCGAAGTCGTCGATCTCGGGCCGGTACTCCAACAGCCCGTCCCGCACCACCGGTTCCACGTAGGGAACGGGGAGCACGGTGTAGTCGAGCACCCTGAGCAGTTCTTCGGGGTCCACGTGCTTGGCGGTCAGTCCCGCCCGCAGCACGTTGTCGGAGGCCGCCATCACCTCCACCGCGACCCCGCCCAGGTAGGCGTGCACGTTCCCGGCGGGCAGGAACAGCGCCTGGCCGGGGCGGAGCACCACGTGGTTCAGCAGCAGCGCCGCCACCGCTCCCGGGTCGCCGGGGTAGCGTTCGGCGAGGTCGAGCACGGCCCGCAGGTGACGGGGGAGCGGTGCGGCGCGTCCGGCCAGCTCCGCGGTCGTCTCGGTGACGAGCGCGGCGCGGTCGTCCGCGGGCAGGGTCAGCAGCCGGGTCATCGCCGAGCGCAGCGCCTCGGACGGGTCGGAGGCGGACAGGTCGGCCAGGAGCGCCCGGGCGAGGGGAGAGGCGAGTCCGGCGAGGTCGGCGGCTGCGGCGGAAGGCGACCGGAATCCGCACAGCGCCTCGAACTCGCCCAACGCCAGGACGAGTTCCGGTTTGTGGTTGGCGTCCCGGTAGTTGCGGTGCGGGGCGTCGACGGGAACCCCCGCGGCCTCCTCCGCGGCGAACCCGGCCCGGGCGCGTTCCTTGCTGGGATGCGCCTGCAGGGACAGCGGTTGGTCCACGGCGAGGAACTTGAGCAGGAAGGGCAGTCGCTCCTCGAAGTTCTCCGCGACGTCGGAGCCGAGGGCCGCGACCGGGTCGGCGGCGATCGCCGCGTCGAGCCCGACCGGGGCCGCGCCGTCGGCGATCCTGCTGGGAGCGCTGGGGTGGGCCCCCAGCCACAGTTCTGCCTGGGGTTGTCCGTCCGGCTCGGTTCCGAGCAGTCGGGGGATCTCGGTCGTCGATCCCCACGCGTACCGCCGAACGTGGTTGGCGAGTCGCCACATGGTCAGTCCCTCCGTGAGGCGGAACAGCGCGCCCTCGAACTCGGTCCACCGGGACGCGGTAGCCGCCACGCTAACCCCGATAAGCAGGTGAAAACCGTGATCAGGGAGGTGTTCCCCCCGAATTTCGTACTCGCGCCAGGAAGATTTAACTCACTAGTAGGGAATCTGTAGGTTAGGCCAGGAACGGGCGGGGCGCCGGTTTCCGGCCAATCAGTTCGACGGTGGCTTCGGGAGGACCGCTCCGGGCATATCGGAGGCCGGCTCGGTCGAGGCGGCCGCCCCGAGGACGGCGCCGCCGGAGTGCGCCCGGACCTGCCCGCCACCGTCGGGGCGTCGGCCGGTCCGACGACCGGAGACGGGCGGGGCAGCGACCGGCCCCTGCAGCCCGGCGGCTCCACCGTGCGCGGGGTGGTCGAGGGCCGGAATCACGGGCACAGCTTGTCGAGGGAGACCGGCTTCTCGCCGATCTGACGGCCCGGGCTGGACGGTGACGGCCGGGGGCGGTCGGGGGCGGTGGGCGCGTCCCGGTCGTCGAGGTCGCGGATCGCCTCGTCGACCAGGTCCCGGATCTCCGCCCAGTCCGGGTGGGCGGTGGTGACCTGCGGAGGGGACAGTTGCAGGGTCCGCATCCGCGCGTCGGAGACCCGGCCGACCAGGTCGACCAGGGCTGGCAGGCGCGACCGGGGGACGTCGCTGTCGAGGGTGCGCTGCGCGGCGTCGGCGAGTTCCTCGAAACCGCGCAGCACGGTCACCGGGTCGGCCTGCTCGGCGACGTACTTCAACAGGCAGCCCTGACGTCCCATGCGGGTGTAGTCGTCGCTGTCCGTCCGGCTGCGGCCGTACCACAGCGCTTCCTGTCCGCTGATGCGCCGCTCCCCCGGCTCCAGCAGGCCCTCGCCGCGGCGGCCGTAGCGGATGGGTTCCTCGATGGGGACGACGACTCCCCCGATGGCGTCGATGAGGTCCGCGAACCCGCGGAGGTCCACCAGGGCGTAGTAGTCGATCGGCAGGCCGATCGCCTCGCCGATGACCAGTTTCAGGGTGTCGGCGGCCGGATTGGCGGCCCTCGGGTCGACCGCCAGCTCCTCCGGTTCCTCGGCCACCGTCTGGTAGACCTCGTTGAGCAGGTCGTCGAAGCCCTCGGGGGCCGGATAGCGCTCCGCCAGCGCCGTGCCCTCGGGGAAGGGCACGTTCTCC
This window encodes:
- a CDS encoding LCP family protein yields the protein MAYPAEKARRERPGTAVRAALWTAGAALLPGIAHLRVGRRTAGMGILGGFLLLAAAAVAAARTLHADLSWQAWLVTQPYWVEAVSVGSVAVAVLWSSVVLRSWQLTRPRPGGWGTRAVGTVLLAVLCTLLVLPSALVVRTAVTARDTLSTVFAPAESPQDAATADPWRGRTRINMLLLGGDAGDNRYGLRTDTMIVASVEIDSGDTVLIGLPRNLENVPFPEGTALAERYPAPEGFDDLLNEVYQTVAEEPEELAVDPRAANPAADTLKLVIGEAIGLPIDYYALVDLRGFADLIDAIGGVVVPIEEPIRYGRRGEGLLEPGERRISGQEALWYGRSRTDSDDYTRMGRQGCLLKYVAEQADPVTVLRGFEELADAAQRTLDSDVPRSRLPALVDLVGRVSDARMRTLQLSPPQVTTAHPDWAEIRDLVDEAIRDLDDRDAPTAPDRPRPSPSSPGRQIGEKPVSLDKLCP
- the manA gene encoding mannose-6-phosphate isomerase, class I; this encodes MWRLANHVRRYAWGSTTEIPRLLGTEPDGQPQAELWLGAHPSAPSRIADGAAPVGLDAAIAADPVAALGSDVAENFEERLPFLLKFLAVDQPLSLQAHPSKERARAGFAAEEAAGVPVDAPHRNYRDANHKPELVLALGEFEALCGFRSPSAAAADLAGLASPLARALLADLSASDPSEALRSAMTRLLTLPADDRAALVTETTAELAGRAAPLPRHLRAVLDLAERYPGDPGAVAALLLNHVVLRPGQALFLPAGNVHAYLGGVAVEVMAASDNVLRAGLTAKHVDPEELLRVLDYTVLPVPYVEPVVRDGLLEYRPEIDDFALVVAEPGDKAVWLPEGPAIALVLDGSVELHAPSEEILALSRGESVFLSAETGSVLVSGRGRVVVATVAHPPTAARSTPRDDNRWPAVHPALDPVNPR
- a CDS encoding DUF6716 putative glycosyltransferase; this translates as MTDRGTVHVMAIADSDSYLKWAAGLLDALPEGWSGELAVVRTPIAPSPSQMRGAVQGTRNGMALPPVLSATALRRAVRRVRPDVVVAACTGPVVDVLVNDLFSGLSPRPVLVSGLPGVSVPATERAWLYRAPVDLFILHSHREVAEFRELGVRLGVTGEVGLATLPFLAGGPAPGSDAPTIADPAEDAPRNRVVFATQAKVPVERAERESILRALADLAVRRPDLEVVVKLRARAHEQQTHRERHHFETLWNDLVAAGEVPADAVSFADGSMREQLAHAVGFVTVSSTAALEAIAQDVPLLILSDFGVSAEMINLVFEDSGALGTLDDLRAAEFREPDKEWCAANYFHDAADNDWARRLAALVERARGEGLPVRPPLLTAPEDLARRRRGRLRMDVPPGALRTIGRFRKRLKRVRRRLTSR